The genomic segment GATTTATCGCGCCTACTGCCGGATCTTTTCGCGTTGCGGGCTCGAATACTTGCCCGTCGAAGCGGAAAGTGGTCCGATCGGGGGGGATGCGTCCCATGAGTTCATGATTCCCGCCGCTAACGGCGAAGACCGCATCGTGTTTTGCAAAAAGACGAACTACGCGGCGAACCTGGAACGTGCGGAAACCGGGCGAACGCCTCCCGTGATCGCGACGTCCGCCGACGCGAAAGCCGTGGCTAAGCTGCATACTCCCAACGTCGGTAGCATCGAAACGGTTTGCAAACTGCTGAAGTGCAAGCCCGAGAAGATGGTCAAAACGCTGATCTTCATCGCCGACGAAAAGCCGGTTGCGGTGCTGCTGCGTGGCGATCATGAGGCCAATGAAGGAAAAATCCGACGGGCACTCGGCGTGAAAGTGCTCGAACTGGCCGATCCTGACACGATTCTGAAGGTCACGGGGGCACCCGTTGGCTTCGCGGGTCCGGTCGGGATCAAATGTCCGATCTTCGCCGATCACGACGTTCCCTTGGTCGTCAATGCGATCACCGGGGCGAACGAAGGCGATTATCACCTGGCGAACGTCAATGTGGGACGCGACTACAGCCTCGAGACCACCTTCGATCTGCGAAACGCCGCAGCGGGCGATCCAAGTCCACGAGGCGAAGGAACGCTGGAACTGGTGCACGGCATCGAAGTCGGTCACGTCTTCAAGTTGGGCACAAAGTACAGCACGTCGATGGACGCACTATACGACGATGAATCGGAAACTCGTAAGCCGATCATCATGGGCTGCTATGGGATCGGTGTGAACCGTATCCTGGCGGGTCTGGCGGAAACACGCCATGACGAACAGGGATTGATCTGGCCATTGGCAGTGGCTCCATACGAAGTGATCGTCAGTGTCATTGGAGCCAACGAAACGGACACCCTGTCCGCTGCCGAGACGTTCTATCAGGAACTGAAAGCGGCAGGTGTCGATGTGCTACTGGACGACCGCGACTTGCGTCCGGGTGTCAAATTTAAAGACGCAGACCTGATCGGAATTCCGCTACGTGTAAATTACGGCGGCAAAGGGCTGAAAGAGGGGATTGTCGAGTTGAAATGGCGCACGAGTGCCGATTCGCAGCGCGTGGCAACCGCCGACGCACTGAAAACAGTCCTTGAGCAACTCGCCGAGCGACGACGTACGGACGCGGCGAGCGTTCCGGAATAAAGGAGTTTTGGATCGCCAGGGCTTCGCGACGGCGGAGCCCTGATCATTCATGACTTTGCGTGATAGTTTAGTTTGGTCTGCTGTTGCCGCTTGTGTGCCACTGGGCTATGCCAGTGCCGATGGACATGCAGGTGTGCCAGATCGGTGATTGGAGGCGTCTCTCTGTAGTAAATAGGTACTTAAAGAGATGCATTTTCATGGCTGAAATTGTGACCTTCGTTGCCGTGTTCCACCATCATGGTCGACGGGCACTGGCGGAGCCAGTGGCACACAGTCCAGAAGTGTTGAGTGAAGGAATTTGATGTTCGGCGGATGCTGAAGTGCCAGGACTTTTTAGAGGTGAGGAGCCGGTAGAAATCACGGGGGCTGGCTCCGTCCAGATACAAAAATGCCATGAAATAGTGGACACCGAGGTGCCTGTCCCCCTTGTTTCAACCGAACGATGAGAGGCGGATGTCGATGGCCGACGATGACGCTTCGCTATTGGCTGGCGTTCGCCGCGGTGAGGCGGCCGCGTGGGAGCGATTGATTGCCCGGTATGAAGGGCGTTTGCTCGCGTTTGCTCGCAGTCGACTCTCGGATATGGCGGCCGCGGAAGATGTCGTTCAAGAGGCGTTTCTCGGGTTTTTGATTTCGCTGCCGAACTATCAGGATTCGACGCCGCTTGAGTCATTCCTCTTTTCGATCACGGCCCACAAGTTGACGGATGCGTTGCGTAAAGTCGGTCGCTGGCCGCTGTTATCGCGTGTGGCCGCGTTTGAGGCGGGATCGATCGACGAACCCGCCAGCCGTGAGCGAAAAGTGTCGAGCATGGCGCGCAGCCGCGAACGGCGGGTGGGTGAACAACGCGTGCTGGCGGATTGCCTGAAAGACTTGATCCAGTCCTGGTTCAGCCGAGGCGAGTTTCAGCGACTGGAGTGTGTTGAACTGCTGTTCGTGTTGGGTTGGTCCAACAATGACGTGGCGGCGAAACTGGGAATCAGCGAACAAACCGTCGCCAATCACAAAAGCTTCGTCGTCGGAAAACTGAAATCCGCGGCCACGGCCGCAAAGCTGCGGAATGTCGATTGGAACTCATTGCGAGTCGAATGACCTGTCCCGGGATGAGTCGGATCTCTCAGCTGTTTGGAAATCATCGCCCGATCGGATGCGAACCAAATTAAGTTTTCACGACTCTTGGATTCAATGGGCCGCTGGATCGATGCACTCACCATGCGTTCGACGACGTAAGTGGGGCAGGCGCTCAATCGCCGTCGTGGCCGTTTTTCGCAGGCTTCCTTGAGCTTCCGTTTTGCTCGAGCAGCCTGATTCGCCGACGGGAAGCGTGCATTTCCCGTCTCAGATAGGATTGGACCTTCGACGCACCATGTTCCTGACTCACATGAACCGACCGAGTGTCTCACATCAGGGGAAAGCTGGTGACGAGGATCACTGGCAGAAACCGCCGAACACCGTAGGTTTCACGGGGGAATCGAGCTGCCATTGACGTTTTTTGCCGATTCACACATAGTTCCGACCTCCCCAGATCCCGCTGTTTCTCATTTATGTAGAAAAGTTTGCTCGATGTCCGAGACGCCAGATCGTTTGGAAGCCGCTCGTTTGGAAAAGCTCGCGAAAATCGAAGCACTGGGGCTTGATCCCTGGGGCCAACGGTTTGACGGCCATATTCCAATCGCCAAGGCGCGTGATTTGTGCCCGACCGAGAACGGCGTGGACGGTGATACGGTCCGCATTGCTGGCCGGATCATGAAGTGGCCGAAAACGGGCAAGCTGAACTTCCTGCACGTGCAGGACTACAGTGGCCGCATCCAGTTGATGCTGTCACAGAAGGACTCGACGCCCGAAACCTGGGCGCTCTTGGAATGTCTCGATCTCGGCGATCTGATCGGCGTCGAGGGCCGCGTCCGCGTCACGAACACAGGTGAAAAGACGGTCTTCGTGACCGAACTTGTCATCCTGTGCAAATCGCTGGCACAGCCGCCCGAGAAGTTTCACGGATTGCAGGATAAAGAGCAGTTGCTGCGTCAGCGGTATGTGGACCTGATCTACACCGAAGGGGTGCTGGATCGGATGTTCAAGCGACTGCGGATTATCGACTCGATCCGAAGTACGCTGCGCGGTGAAAGCTTTTACGAAGTGGAAACACCCGTGCTGCACGCGATCGCGGGTGGTGCGGCGGCGCGTCCATTTGTCACGCATCACAACGCACTCGACATTCCCCTGTTTCTGCGGATCGCGCTCGAACTGCATCTGAAGCGACTGATGGTCGGCGGGATCGAACGCGTGTACGAAATTGGTCGCGTCTTCCGGAACGAGGGTGTCGACAGTACTCACAATCCCGAATTCACGATGATCGAGCTGTATCAGGCATACGGCGACTACAACGCGATGATGGATCTGGCCGAGAAGTTGATCTCGCAAGCGGCGATCGCTGCGAACGGGACGGCCGTCGTGCCGTGGGGCGATAAGACAATCGATTTCACTCCACCGTTTCAACGAGCCAAGTACGGTGACCTGTTCCGTGAACACGCCGGTTGCGAGATGCACGACACGGCGGCCGTTGCTGAAGTCGCGAAGAAGCTGCATATCGAAACCGCGAACCGCCATCCAGACGTCATCGTCAACGACGTCTTTGAAGCGACTGTGGAAGACAAGCTGATCGGCCCCGTGTTCGTCATCGACTATCCTGCGTCGATGTGTCCGTTGACCAAACGCAAGCGAAATGATCCCGCCATTGCCGAACGGTTCGAGATGTTCGTCGACGGGATGGAAGTGGCGAACGCCTACACGGAATTGAACGACCCACGGCTGCAGGAAGAGTTGTTCCGGACGCAGCTTCAGGGGTTGGCCGAAGATGATTCGATGGCCAAGATGGATCACGATTTCGTACGAGCATTGAAGGTGGGGATGCCACCTGCCGGGGGCATGGGAATCGGGATCGACCGGTTGATCATGTTGCTGACGAATACAAACAGTATTCGTGACGTGATCTTCTTCCCCTTGCTGAAACCGGAACAAGAGAAGTAATTTGGACGGTGGCAATTTGCTGTAACATGGCAATTCGTTAAACGACGGCCTTGCGCACGGATCAACCGAACTCAATCATGCCAAAGGACTGGCGATGTACAAACTGCTTCTCTGCCAGCGGTACCTGCGAACGCGGTATATCGCGTTGGCCAGTATTATCAGTGTGACGCTGGGCGTCGCCACGATGATCGTCGTCAATTCCGTCATGGCGGGATTCGGCACGGAAATGCGTAGCCGAATCCAGGGCATTTTGTCCGACATCATCATCATCACCCGTAGCATGAACGGCGAGATCGATCCCGAAGCCCGAAAGGCAGAGGTCCGCGAACTGGTGGGCGACTACATCACCGGCGTGACGGCGACGGTCGAGATCCATGCGATTCTGAGTTACAAGTACGGGGGGGACTGGGTCCCACATCCGATCAACCTGGTCGGAATCGACCCGGAATCGAAATCGGAAGTCGGGCCGATCGTCGGCTATCTGCAAAGTTATAACTCGCAAGAGGTTGATGGCGTCAAATTGCCGCCCGAGAGATCGAAAGATGAACCGCTGGGTTGGGAATTGACGCCGGCCGCCATGGCCGAGCGTGTCGAGCGAGCTCGCTGGTACAAAGACCAGGAACTGAAACGGGAAATGATGGCGAGCGGTGCTGCACCCGCTGCCGATCCGGCTGCGGCCGGTGGTGATTCGCTGCTCGATCTGGAGATGCCTGATGAGGCGCCGGCGCTCGGGAAGTTGCGAAAAGGGCGATTGTTTGTTGGCGTCGGACTGGCGACCTACACGCAGGTGGACCCCGACACGCAGAAGCTAAAAACGTACGACATGATCAAGCCTGGCGATGACGTGAAAATCAGCACGATCCAGGCGGGCGCCCCCGAACCTGTCCATTTCGAAGCGACGATCGTCGACACCTTCAAGACTGGAATGAGCGAATACGATTCGACGCTGGTCTACTGCAATCTGGATCATCTTCAAGAGGTTCGCAAGATGATTCACACCAAGGAAGACGGCAGTACCGTCGGTGGGTTCACCTCGCTGCAGATCAAGTTGAAGGATTACAAAGACGCACCGAAAGTGATGGATCTGCTGCGAACACACTTCTCGGCCGATCGCTACATCGTGAAAACCTGGGAACAGCAGCAGGGACCGTTGCTGGCGGCGGTCGATGTCGAATCGTCGATTCTGAACATCTTGTTGTTCCTCATCATCACGGTCGCGGGCTTCGGAATCCTCGCGATCTTTTTCATGATCGTGGTGGAAAAGACTCGCGATATCGGAATTTTGAAAGCCCTGGGGGCCAGTTCGTCGGGCGTCATGTCGATCTTCCTGACCTATGGACTGCTACTGGGCATGGTCGGGGCGGGGGCAGGGGTTGTCTTCGGGCTCTTGTTCGTGCATTACATCAACGAGATCGAAGCATTTGTGACGCTGGTGACCGGGCGAGAGGTCTTTCCCGAGAAGATTTACTACTTCAAAGATATTCCGACGCATGTCGAGCCATTCACGGTGGTCTGGGTCACCGTCGGCGCGATCCTGATTGCCGTCCTGGCCAGTGTTCTGCCCGCTCGTCGTGCCGCCCGGTTGCGGCCGGTACAGGCTCTCAGATACGAATAGCACATCCTTCGTGACGATCGTCTGTCCGAAAGGGAAGTCCCATGGTCGCTACTTCGCCCACGATTAACCCCGCAAAACGAGAGCCTCTCACCATGCCTCAAACGCATGTGGCCGCCTTGGCGGTCCAGAAGTCGTACCGCAAAGGGGAACATGCCGTTCCCGTGCTGCACGGTGTCGATATCTCGGTGCGGAAAGGTGAATTTCTTTCCATCATCGGTCAGTCGGGATCGGGGAAGAGCACGCTGATGCACCTGATCGGCTTGCTCGATTCGCCGGATCTCGGTGAAGTGCAGCTCGAAGGCGAGCGGATCGACGACTTACCCGCGCGAACGCGAGACGAACTGCGAAACCGTGTCTTCGGATTCGTGTTTCAGTTCTATCACCTGCTGCCCGAAATGAGTCTGATCGAAAACGTGCTGACTCCCTTGATGATCCGTCATTCCATCTGGAGTTATTGGGCGCGACGACGTGAATACCACGACCGGGCAAAAGAGATGATCGACCGGGTTGGGTTGGGACATCGGCTGACTCACAAGCCGTCCGAACTGTCCGGCGGCGAGATGCAACGTGCGGCAATCGCCCGAGCCCTGGTCGCTCGCCCTGAAATCCTGCTGGCCGATGAACCGACCGGAAATCTGGACGCCAAAACCGGACGCGAAATCATTGACTTGATCGCCCAATTGAACGAGAAGGATCGGCTGACTATCATTATGGTTACGCACGATAAGTCCATCGCCGCGGAAGCGCATCGCACCGTGAAACTCTGCGAAGGACGAATCGAATCGCTGACCGATGCGGCCTGAGTGACCTTAAGTCAAGGTGATGGGCCGGGCGTGGCGACGATTCTGCGGAAGGGCTGAGCGGGGTCGTCGGCTGATTTCCTTCGTCGAGCGAACTCGCGATTGGTTGTCAGAATCTGTGATTTGCCGTTAAGCTGCCGACAGCCGAAAGCACTGGTGGCCAAGCGTTTCGGTTGAGGTGAGCGATTTCGCCGGATGGTGCGTCGCTTGCCAGGACGGTTGGCTCGGTCAGTGAACTCAAATCAAAAACGTGTGTCTTCGTTGATCCTGGAACATTCGCCCATGAGACGTTGGTCGAACGGTTCATGAATTCGACAATGTCTCAACCAACTCCGCGGGTCTGTTCAGGGCGGATTTCAGAAACAGGGACTGCCGCAAATGGCGCTCAAGATTTTTCTCGGTGGTAAGCTGGTCGACGAGGCCGACGCCAAGATCAGTGTGTTCGATCATGGTCTGCTGTACGGTGACGGCGTCTTCGAAGGAATTCGCGTCTACGGCGGCCGTGTCTTTCTGCACCAGAAACACATTGATCGGCTGTTTGAGAGCGCCAAGGCGATTCGTTTGACGATCCCGATGACGCCGAAAGAAGTCATGAGCGCGGTTGAGGCGACCGTTAAAGCCAATCAGATCACCGATGGATACGTTCGTCTGGTGGTGACTCGCGGTGCGGGCAGCCTGGGTCTCGATATTCGCAAGACAAGCAATCCTCAGGTGATTGTCATCGCGGATACGATCACCCTGTATCCGCCCGAGACCTACACCAAGGGGATGCATCTGGTCACGGCGAGCACGATTCGTAACCATCCGGGGGCACTTAGCGCTCGCATCAAGTCGCTGAACTATCTGAATAACATTCTCGCTCGCATCGAAGGGACCGATGCCGGAATGGTCGAAGCGTTGATGCTCAACCATAAAGGCGAAGTCGCGGAATGCACCGGCGACAACATCTTCATCGTGAAGAATCGTGTACTGATGACACCGGGGCTAGATGCGGGAATCCTCGAAGGGCTCACGCGAAATGCCGTGATCGAGCTGGCTCGCGAAGGCGGCTATGAAGTTCGCGAAATGTCGCTGACCCGTCACGACCTCTATGTGGCTGACGAAATGTTCCTGACCGGAACTGCTGCGGAAGTGGTGGCCGTGGTCAGCCTTGACGGTCGTTCGATCGGTTCCGGCCAACCCGGCCCCGTAACGAAGGATCTTCTCGAACGATTCCAGGCGTTGACGCGTTCGGGTGTCTAAGTCTGCTGCTTTGGGCCCGAGGTTACCGTTCACAGTCCGAAGCGAGGGGCAGGCACAGTTTCCCGGATTGCATGGGAATCCGCAGTGCCTCGACGAGAGCAAGTATTCCCTTTGCCGCGGGAAAATGAGCCAGTCCCCGGCCTGTGGACGGCTAGAGGCCTGACAGGAATTCCTCGATGGCCCCCCGCAGGTTGTGACCGAAATCTTCGGCTTGAAGCCGGGTGCCGACATGACGCGCTCGTTCTGCGAACGAAGGCTCTTGAAGTACTTCCTTCAAAGCCGCGATCAGGCGCGGGGTGGTCAGTCGCCGGGATGAGATGGTGACGCCGCAACCCAACGTCGCGACGCGCTGTGCGTTGTCCGGCTGGTCATGGGCAAAGGGAACCATAACCTGGGGGCGGCCGGAAGTAAGTGCCTGTGCAGTTGTTCCCACTCCGCATTGATGAACGATGGCCGCGGCCTTGGGAAACAGATGGGAAAAGGGCTCGTACGGCGAGATCAGGATTTGCGGATCAGAGACCGCAGCGGGGGGAATCCGGTGGGGTGTCTTTCCCACAAGAAACACCGCACGAAGCCCCAACGCCTTAACGGCCTTGTACGCAATTTCGTAGTAAGGCGTTTCCATCGTGACGATCGTGCTCCCCAGCGTGAAGACGACGGGAGCCGGGCCGCCGTCAAGGAACGCTTGCAGATCCGCGGATAGCTCGCTGGAGGTCTCTTCGTCGTAAAGCGGAAACCCGACTTGCCGGAGATTGGGGGGCCAATCGGGTTGTGCCGGTGCGAACTCTTTCGAAAATAGCGCCAGGCAGCCGTACGGCGAGTGGCCATGAATCAACGGATTCTTCGACGATGGTGGCAAACCGATTTGTGAACGAAGTCGTGCGACCGGTTCAAACCAGGGATTGGTCTGCTTGACCAGGGTTCCTAGCAGCCAACCCATGAATCGCGGCCCCAGAAATTTCAGTCGCGGCAGGAAGTTGAAGAATCCCAGCTTGGGTGGGTCGTAGGCCGAAAAGTAGACGGAAGGCTGCAGTACGGTGGAAATCCACGGAATTCCCAGCTCTTCCGCGACAATCGGTCCCGCGAAAGTGAGGACATGCGAAACGATCAGGTCGTGTTCGGGTGCGATCTCTTTGATCGTCCGGTAACTGTCCTGCAGAAAAGGCAGGACAAGTGATCGAACCACGAACTGACTGCCGGTCAGAGGATGATTGGCTCGGGCCGTCCAGACTTCGGGTGGCCCCAGTTCTTCCTCACCAGGTTTGACGGGCACAAAGCGAATTCCGACCCGCTCGACCTGCTCGCGATAATGTGTGTGCGTCGCGATCGTGACCTGGTCACCGTTGGCCTTGAACACTCGAGCCATCGCGATATACGGGTTGAGATCGCCGTAGGAACCAAACGTCGTGAATAAAATTCGGCGCATGAAGTGGGCTCGGATAGCGGAACGGAAGATCCATTTCAAAGCGGTCGCTGTTCAATTCGTCGCGACCACGACTGTAGCACAGGCACCGAGCTGAACGCAGTGAAGCGGGGAAGTACGCGACTGTGAAGAACTTGGCGCGCTTTGACGCGTCGGCCGCCGGATTGTTGGCTGTCCTGTTTCCGATCAAATGGGCTGTATCGTTCTCTGGCGTCACGGCGGTGATCTCGACCGGCAGGAAGTGCAGAACGCCCATTGCGGCGATTGAATAACTGTGATATCACATGGACCTTCCATTGAAGGATTCGGCACGACAATTCCAAGGATTGGATCTGCGTCGGCCAGTGGTCTAGGAGACCGCTCGGTTGGGCAAGGAGATAGCCCGTTGACAGCTGCCTCGACTCAAAAGTTGCGAGTGTTGTTCGTCGATGACGAACCGGCGATTCGCGACGTTATGAAACTCGAACTTCCGCGCATGGGACATGATGTCGTCATGTGTGAAGATGGCTATGCCGCTCTCAAGGCATTAGACAAACAACCGTTCGACGCTGCGATCGTCGACCTGCGCATGCCAGGCTTAAGCGGTTGGGACGTCATCGAACATATCAAACGGGTCTCACCCGAGACCGAAGTGATTATCAGTACCGGTCACGGCGATATCGATGCCGCGATTCAGGCTGTTCGTAGTGGTGCGTACGATTTTCTCCGCAAGCCGTGCAAGCTGGTTGAAATCTCGGCGGCACTAAAACGCGTCGCGGAAAAGCGGATGCTGACCAACAAGACGATCGCGCTGGAAAGCCGCCTGAAGGCGGTGGAAGGGTCACCCGATCTGATCGGGCACTCGGCGCCGATGCTGATGGTCAAAAAGCTTTGCGAAAAAATCGCGCCGACAGATTCGAGCGTCTTGATTCAGGGTGAAACCGGGACGGGTAAGGAACTGGTGGCCCGCCGAATCCATGACCTGAGTCCGCGAGCCAACATGCCGTTTGTGCCTGTGAACTGTGGGGCACTCGCCGAGCATCTGGTCGAAAGCGAACTGTTCGGTCACGGCAAGGGAGCCTACACCGGCGCCGAAAAGTCGCGCAAAGGCCTGATTGAAGTGGCCAACGGCGGAACACTGTTCCTCGACGAATTCGGCGAACTCGACAAGGGAATGCAGGTCAAGCTGCTGCGGTTCCTCGAATCGGGTGAAGTTCGCCGCGTGGGTGAGAACGATGCGTTTCATGTCGATGTGCGCGTCGTGTGTGCCACCAACCGGCACCTGCAAAAGATGGTGGCCGATGGCGTGTTCCGCGAAGATTTGTACTTCCGCATCAATACGTTCGAAATCGCCTTGCCCGCACTCCGCGAACGAAAAGATGACATCCCGGAATTGGCCCGGACGCTGATCGCTCGATACCTCAAGCGACGTGATGTCCCTGACACGATGCTGTCTCCCGAGACGGTCGCGGTACTCAAAAATTACGACTGGCCTGGGAATGTTCGTGAGCTGGCCAATGCGCTCGAGCGTGCGACAATCATGTGCGATGGCACCACGATTCGACCCGAGGATCTGCCGTCGCACCTGCTGCGCAATATCGATGTCACGTCGATCAAGACGCCCGCTGTCGCGGTATCGTCGACGCCTAAGACTCTGCGTGAAATCGAAATGGAACTGATCTACAAGGCGCTCGACAAGTTCAACGGCGACAAGCCAAAGGCCGCCGCGGAACTGGGGATCGCTCTGAAGACACTCTACAACAAGCTGAACGCCGACCAGACCAAGGCGGCTGGCTAAATCCGTTCGGACCTTCCGATGCATACGAAACGTGCCGTGAAGCCTTCGTTGAGACTTCACGGCACGTTTGTTTTAGGCGTTAGTGTTTACGAGAGCTGTTGGACGGCTTCTTCGACACTCGTGAGTTGTTTCTGTAGGCCCGACAACGTGCCACGCACTTCCTGCACAACTTCTGGGGGCGCGCGGTCGACAAAGCTTTGGTTTGTCAGCTTCTTCTCGTGTCCCGCGATGAAGCCACGCAATTTTTCGGCTTCTTTCTTGAGTCGTTCGACTTCCGCTTTCAGGTCGACCAGACCTTCCAGCGGCAAGTAGCCGTCTGCATCGCCCAGTGAGAAGCTGGCGCTCGCACTTGGTCGTGTGACATTCGCCCCGGCTTCCGTCAACGTTGTTTTGGCTAGCAGTTCAAATTGCGGCTGGACCTGTTTCAAATCCTGCGCGATTTCGTCTGAGCAACGGACTGAAATTGCGACCGAAATCGCCGGACTGATGTTGTAGGTGCCTCGCACATTGCGAACGGCGATGATCAGGTCCTGTAGGCGTTGAAAACGAGACTCGAGCGCATTGTCGCGCAGACCGGTCAGGCCCGATGGCCATGGGGCGACGATGATGGCTTCCTCGGTCGTCGCTGGTTCTGGTAGTCCGCGTTCAGGAGCGATCTCTCGCAGGCGTTGCCACAATTCTTCCGTGATGAAGGGCGCGAACGGGTGAAGCAATCGCAGTGTTGTGTCAAGGACTGTCACGAGCACGCGTTGAGCCGTCGGCTTGAGGGCTTCGTCTCGCAGCCGCGGTTTAATCATTTCGAGGTACCAGTCACAGAACTCGTTCCAGACGAAGTCGCGCAGTGATCGCGTCGCGGCGTCGAATTTGTAGATTCCCAGCAGCGAAGTGACTTCGTCGGTAACCGTCGCCAGACGCGACAAGATCCAGCGATCTTCGATCGCCAATTGCGAGAGATCGACCGCACCGGGCGTATAGCCCTCGAGATTCAGCATCGCGAACCGCGCCGCGTTCCAAAGTTTGTTGCAGAAGTTCCGGCCGTACTCGAATCGTTCGATGACAATGCGCGCCACCGGCTCGCCATCGTCAGGAATGTAGTTCGGCGTGGCGTACTGTGATTCCTTCTTGCATTTGAAGCATTTGATTTTTGGTTTGCCGGGTTTGAACTTCAGGTGCTGCTGCTCCTGAGGGATCACGGCCTGACAATGCGGGCATTCATATCCGACGGGCAATCGGACGTCTTGCGTTTCGCCAGCGAACGAAGCGATCGTGAATCGCATGCCGTCGCAGCCATACTTTTCGATCAACTCGATCGGGTCGACTCCGTTGCCTTTCGACTTGGACATTGTTTGTCCAAATCCATCCTGGATCTTGGGGTGAATGCAGACATGGCGGAATGGGATGTCGCCCATGTTGTAAAGACCCGTCAGCACCATTCGCGCCACCCACAGCGTGATGATGTCGCGCGATGTCACCAGCACACTGCCGGGGTAGAAGTACGAGAGTACTTCGTTCTGGCCTGAACCTGATTCGTCGGGCTTCCCATTGAGCGGCGGGTTTTGTTCCAGATTCGGCCAACCCAGCGTTTCATGCGGCCAGAGGGCAGAGCTGAACCAGGTGTCGAGCACGTCGGGATCGCGTTCCAATCCCAGTTGTTCGAAGAATTCCTCCAGTGGCCGATCGCAGTTGGTCAGGCAGACCATGACATTCATTTTGCCCTGGTCTGGATCAGACACGCGCACCGCGAACTCATGTCGCTGCGGATGCTTCTCGACTGCTTGTTTGAACTGGTGCAAACTGAAGACATCTTGCACGTCGAATGTTTTGGACCACACTGGAATGCGGTGGCCCCACCACAATTGACGGCTGATGCACCAGTCTCGCTTCTCGCCGAGCCAGCTCAGGTACGACTGGCGGTAACGTTCGGGATAGAACGTCACGCGGCCATCGTTTGCGGCATCAATGGCCGACTGAGCCAGCGTGTCCATTTTGACGAACCACTGTTCCGACAGATACGGTTCGATTGGCGTTTTGGAGCGATCGCTGTGTTTGAGGGGAATCTTCCGGTCTTCCACCTTTTCAAAGTGGCCGAGCTTTTCCATCTCGGCGACTA from the Schlesneria paludicola DSM 18645 genome contains:
- a CDS encoding ABC transporter ATP-binding protein — protein: MPQTHVAALAVQKSYRKGEHAVPVLHGVDISVRKGEFLSIIGQSGSGKSTLMHLIGLLDSPDLGEVQLEGERIDDLPARTRDELRNRVFGFVFQFYHLLPEMSLIENVLTPLMIRHSIWSYWARRREYHDRAKEMIDRVGLGHRLTHKPSELSGGEMQRAAIARALVARPEILLADEPTGNLDAKTGREIIDLIAQLNEKDRLTIIMVTHDKSIAAEAHRTVKLCEGRIESLTDAA
- a CDS encoding proline--tRNA ligase, which produces MRWSQTFIPTMKEIPSDAEVPSHQLMLRAGFIRQLMAGAYTYLPLGVRTLKKAEAIVRQEMDATGALEIFMPALQPIDLFERTGRKEAFGNVLINFNVRRGDRNVHLALGPTHEEVVTDLMSRHISSHRQMPLTVYQIQTKFRNEERPRFGILRTSEFLMKDAYSFHSSLESLNETYQKIYRAYCRIFSRCGLEYLPVEAESGPIGGDASHEFMIPAANGEDRIVFCKKTNYAANLERAETGRTPPVIATSADAKAVAKLHTPNVGSIETVCKLLKCKPEKMVKTLIFIADEKPVAVLLRGDHEANEGKIRRALGVKVLELADPDTILKVTGAPVGFAGPVGIKCPIFADHDVPLVVNAITGANEGDYHLANVNVGRDYSLETTFDLRNAAAGDPSPRGEGTLELVHGIEVGHVFKLGTKYSTSMDALYDDESETRKPIIMGCYGIGVNRILAGLAETRHDEQGLIWPLAVAPYEVIVSVIGANETDTLSAAETFYQELKAAGVDVLLDDRDLRPGVKFKDADLIGIPLRVNYGGKGLKEGIVELKWRTSADSQRVATADALKTVLEQLAERRRTDAASVPE
- the lysS gene encoding lysine--tRNA ligase, with protein sequence MSETPDRLEAARLEKLAKIEALGLDPWGQRFDGHIPIAKARDLCPTENGVDGDTVRIAGRIMKWPKTGKLNFLHVQDYSGRIQLMLSQKDSTPETWALLECLDLGDLIGVEGRVRVTNTGEKTVFVTELVILCKSLAQPPEKFHGLQDKEQLLRQRYVDLIYTEGVLDRMFKRLRIIDSIRSTLRGESFYEVETPVLHAIAGGAAARPFVTHHNALDIPLFLRIALELHLKRLMVGGIERVYEIGRVFRNEGVDSTHNPEFTMIELYQAYGDYNAMMDLAEKLISQAAIAANGTAVVPWGDKTIDFTPPFQRAKYGDLFREHAGCEMHDTAAVAEVAKKLHIETANRHPDVIVNDVFEATVEDKLIGPVFVIDYPASMCPLTKRKRNDPAIAERFEMFVDGMEVANAYTELNDPRLQEELFRTQLQGLAEDDSMAKMDHDFVRALKVGMPPAGGMGIGIDRLIMLLTNTNSIRDVIFFPLLKPEQEK
- the ilvE gene encoding branched-chain-amino-acid transaminase, translating into MALKIFLGGKLVDEADAKISVFDHGLLYGDGVFEGIRVYGGRVFLHQKHIDRLFESAKAIRLTIPMTPKEVMSAVEATVKANQITDGYVRLVVTRGAGSLGLDIRKTSNPQVIVIADTITLYPPETYTKGMHLVTASTIRNHPGALSARIKSLNYLNNILARIEGTDAGMVEALMLNHKGEVAECTGDNIFIVKNRVLMTPGLDAGILEGLTRNAVIELAREGGYEVREMSLTRHDLYVADEMFLTGTAAEVVAVVSLDGRSIGSGQPGPVTKDLLERFQALTRSGV
- a CDS encoding ABC transporter permease; translation: MYKLLLCQRYLRTRYIALASIISVTLGVATMIVVNSVMAGFGTEMRSRIQGILSDIIIITRSMNGEIDPEARKAEVRELVGDYITGVTATVEIHAILSYKYGGDWVPHPINLVGIDPESKSEVGPIVGYLQSYNSQEVDGVKLPPERSKDEPLGWELTPAAMAERVERARWYKDQELKREMMASGAAPAADPAAAGGDSLLDLEMPDEAPALGKLRKGRLFVGVGLATYTQVDPDTQKLKTYDMIKPGDDVKISTIQAGAPEPVHFEATIVDTFKTGMSEYDSTLVYCNLDHLQEVRKMIHTKEDGSTVGGFTSLQIKLKDYKDAPKVMDLLRTHFSADRYIVKTWEQQQGPLLAAVDVESSILNILLFLIITVAGFGILAIFFMIVVEKTRDIGILKALGASSSGVMSIFLTYGLLLGMVGAGAGVVFGLLFVHYINEIEAFVTLVTGREVFPEKIYYFKDIPTHVEPFTVVWVTVGAILIAVLASVLPARRAARLRPVQALRYE
- a CDS encoding RNA polymerase sigma factor translates to MSMADDDASLLAGVRRGEAAAWERLIARYEGRLLAFARSRLSDMAAAEDVVQEAFLGFLISLPNYQDSTPLESFLFSITAHKLTDALRKVGRWPLLSRVAAFEAGSIDEPASRERKVSSMARSRERRVGEQRVLADCLKDLIQSWFSRGEFQRLECVELLFVLGWSNNDVAAKLGISEQTVANHKSFVVGKLKSAATAAKLRNVDWNSLRVE